In Candidatus Woesearchaeota archaeon, the following are encoded in one genomic region:
- a CDS encoding 50S ribosomal protein L14 yields the protein MKAHKGKVTKAILLGAKLPCCDNSGAKIIKVVSVKGAKTSKGRPASAGVGSLILASVKKGKPDIRKQVVPAVIVRQRKEFRRPDGTRIKFEDNAAVVLKDDKGNPKGTIFKGPVAKEAAERFPGIAKVASIIV from the coding sequence ATGAAAGCGCACAAAGGAAAAGTCACAAAGGCAATCCTCTTAGGAGCAAAACTCCCTTGCTGTGACAACTCAGGTGCTAAAATTATCAAAGTAGTTTCAGTAAAAGGAGCAAAAACAAGTAAAGGAAGACCTGCATCCGCAGGAGTCGGAAGCCTCATACTCGCATCAGTTAAAAAAGGAAAACCAGACATTCGAAAACAAGTTGTTCCAGCAGTCATTGTCAGGCAAAGAAAAGAGTTTCGAAGACCTGATGGAACACGTATAAAATTTGAAGACAACGCAGCAGTTGTGCTCAAAGATGACAAAGGAAATCCAAAAGGAACGATCTTTAAAGGTCCTGTGGCAAAAGAAGCAGCAGAACGCTTCCCAGGAATAGCAAAGGTCGCAAGTATTATCGTATAA
- a CDS encoding 30S ribosomal protein S14, translated as MLKQLESKPGKYIKFKKLNAPKERSCGKATISCKRCGSHRGMISKYHLYLCRRCFREIATRIGFKKFN; from the coding sequence ATGCTCAAACAGCTCGAATCCAAGCCGGGCAAGTATATAAAATTCAAAAAACTCAACGCTCCCAAGGAGCGCAGCTGCGGAAAAGCAACGATTAGTTGCAAGCGCTGTGGATCACACAGAGGAATGATCTCAAAATATCACCTGTACTTGTGCAGGAGATGTTTTAGAGAAATCGCAACCCGAATAGGGTTTAAAAAATTCAACTGA
- a CDS encoding 50S ribosomal protein L18, whose amino-acid sequence MKNVYSKRRTVPLRRKREGKTDYKLRLGLLKSGVPRLVIRKSNAHTSAQIIAYEPQGDKVLVSAHSRELKKLGYTQSTSNTPAAYLVGALIAKRAQEKGVTEAVADFGLQVLPKGGKLYAVLKGAIDAGLQVPVDEEVLPAQERISGEHIAHEKAQDTRSEFEKVKGTLL is encoded by the coding sequence ATGAAAAACGTCTACTCAAAACGAAGAACGGTACCTCTAAGGAGGAAAAGAGAGGGAAAGACAGACTACAAGCTAAGACTTGGCCTTCTCAAATCAGGCGTTCCACGATTGGTCATTCGAAAAAGTAACGCTCACACAAGCGCTCAGATTATCGCATACGAACCACAAGGAGATAAAGTGCTTGTAAGCGCTCATTCACGAGAGCTTAAAAAATTAGGATACACACAATCAACTTCAAACACGCCTGCTGCATATCTGGTAGGCGCACTCATTGCAAAAAGAGCACAAGAAAAAGGAGTTACTGAAGCGGTGGCAGATTTTGGACTGCAAGTGCTTCCAAAAGGAGGAAAACTCTACGCAGTTCTCAAAGGAGCTATCGATGCAGGACTACAAGTTCCTGTTGATGAAGAAGTGCTCCCAGCACAGGAGAGAATTAGCGGTGAGCACATCGCACATGAAAAAGCACAAGACACACGTTCAGAATTCGAAAAAGTGAAAGGAACATTACTATGA
- a CDS encoding translation initiation factor, with protein sequence MTEIDPLTGLPKELGAWEDITKESQTIEVYIERRKFGKKYTIISGIDAKDINLDDIAKKLKNKLACGGSAKNGMIELQGDHKAKMRKALESLGFAPESIVIK encoded by the coding sequence TTTAACAGGCCTTCCAAAAGAGCTTGGTGCATGGGAAGACATCACCAAGGAGAGCCAAACGATCGAGGTGTACATTGAGCGCCGAAAATTCGGCAAGAAATACACCATCATCAGCGGGATTGATGCAAAAGACATCAATCTCGATGACATCGCAAAAAAGCTCAAAAACAAGCTTGCATGCGGTGGCTCAGCAAAAAACGGTATGATCGAACTCCAAGGAGATCACAAGGCGAAGATGCGTAAAGCCCTCGAATCTTTGGGTTTCGCACCTGAATCGATAGTGATCAAATGA
- a CDS encoding 50S ribosomal protein L19e encodes MNLKLQKRIAADVFKSSPKRVWFDQAHVEDIKEAITKEDIRALISQGIIREKPPANTSRARARKNLVQKRKGLRRGHGSRKGRATARLPSKLAWMAKVRAQRAFIKELLTKGIIEKTTYNDFYRKVKGGFFRSRRHIKLYMNDNNLAKK; translated from the coding sequence ATGAATCTTAAACTACAAAAGCGGATAGCAGCAGATGTGTTTAAATCATCACCAAAACGTGTCTGGTTTGACCAGGCTCACGTTGAGGATATTAAAGAAGCGATTACCAAAGAAGATATCCGAGCACTCATCTCACAAGGAATCATACGAGAAAAACCACCTGCAAATACATCACGTGCACGTGCAAGAAAAAACCTTGTGCAGAAGAGAAAGGGTTTAAGAAGAGGTCATGGTTCACGCAAGGGACGCGCAACTGCTCGTCTACCATCAAAACTTGCATGGATGGCAAAAGTTCGTGCACAAAGAGCATTTATTAAAGAACTCCTCACCAAAGGAATCATTGAGAAAACAACCTACAACGACTTTTACAGAAAAGTAAAGGGTGGTTTTTTCAGAAGCCGAAGACACATTAAACTATATATGAACGATAATAATCTTGCTAAAAAATGA
- a CDS encoding 30S ribosomal protein S4e — MVKNHLKRIATPRTWHVARKQSKFITRPNPGAHPFEQSMALSTFLREVLKVAKTAREVRFILHNSQVLVDGKRRRDEKFNIGLMDTISFPESKQQFRVTLDAKGRLSAVEIDEKEANKKISQVKSIKTVKGKKTQLGLADGRCIFIDKNDYARGDVVLIELPSQKILKHFKCEKKKPILLVGGKHAGKKAVIDHLEDDMIVFETENKEKFETKKEYAFITGDKEPEVTL; from the coding sequence ATGGTCAAAAATCATCTTAAACGAATAGCAACGCCAAGGACGTGGCACGTCGCTCGTAAGCAGTCTAAGTTCATCACGAGACCAAATCCAGGAGCACATCCATTTGAGCAATCAATGGCACTCTCAACGTTCTTGCGCGAAGTACTCAAAGTTGCAAAGACCGCAAGAGAAGTACGATTCATCCTTCATAATTCACAAGTACTCGTTGATGGAAAGAGAAGACGAGATGAAAAATTCAACATAGGACTTATGGATACTATTTCCTTTCCAGAATCAAAACAACAATTCAGAGTAACTCTTGATGCTAAGGGAAGACTCAGCGCAGTTGAAATTGATGAAAAAGAAGCAAATAAGAAAATCTCCCAGGTAAAAAGTATCAAGACTGTAAAAGGCAAAAAAACTCAATTGGGCCTTGCAGATGGAAGATGCATCTTTATTGATAAGAACGATTACGCTCGAGGAGATGTAGTTTTGATTGAACTTCCATCACAAAAAATACTCAAACATTTCAAATGCGAAAAGAAAAAACCAATCCTCCTTGTAGGTGGGAAGCATGCAGGAAAAAAGGCAGTAATTGACCATCTTGAAGATGATATGATCGTCTTCGAAACGGAAAACAAGGAAAAATTCGAAACAAAAAAAGAATACGCATTTATCACAGGAGATAAGGAGCCAGAAGTAACACTATGA
- a CDS encoding 50S ribosomal protein L5: MNPMQNIRIEKVTLNVGAGKSTDVLDKGVKLLTNITGRTPVRTITQKRIAQWGIRPGLSVGAKVTLRGDQATQILKRLLQAKDNQLSPKQCDDHGNVSFGIPEYIDIPDTKYDPEIGIMGFEVAVTLSRPGFRVKKRRLKRSKIGKNHQIRQEETIAFLKEQFQVSFDEDES, translated from the coding sequence ATGAATCCCATGCAGAACATTCGGATAGAGAAAGTAACGCTCAATGTGGGTGCGGGAAAATCAACAGACGTACTTGACAAAGGTGTAAAACTCCTCACAAATATTACTGGACGAACGCCTGTTCGCACAATTACTCAAAAAAGAATTGCGCAGTGGGGAATAAGACCTGGTCTTTCAGTTGGTGCGAAGGTAACGCTTAGAGGGGATCAAGCAACTCAGATCCTCAAAAGGCTCTTACAGGCAAAAGATAACCAACTCTCACCAAAACAATGTGATGATCACGGAAATGTTTCCTTTGGAATTCCAGAGTACATAGACATTCCAGATACAAAATACGACCCAGAAATAGGTATTATGGGTTTTGAAGTTGCAGTAACGCTTTCAAGACCTGGCTTTCGGGTGAAAAAAAGAAGGTTAAAACGCTCAAAAATCGGGAAAAATCATCAAATACGACAAGAAGAAACCATTGCTTTTTTAAAAGAGCAGTTTCAGGTCAGCTTCGACGAGGACGAATCATGA
- a CDS encoding 30S ribosomal protein S8: protein MALNDTLAAALSKINNAAKSQKTQVEIRPCSKIIKQVLAIMQDNHYVGAHTIREDAKGDTLVLNLIDQLNKCGAIKPRHAVAIDEYEKWEKRFLPAKGFGILLVSTNKGIMTHTQAKEQRLGGRLLAYCY, encoded by the coding sequence ATGGCTCTTAACGATACTCTTGCAGCAGCACTTTCAAAAATTAACAACGCAGCAAAGTCGCAAAAAACACAAGTAGAAATTAGACCTTGTTCAAAGATCATCAAACAAGTTCTTGCAATCATGCAAGACAATCACTACGTAGGTGCGCATACTATTCGCGAAGACGCGAAAGGAGATACGCTCGTACTCAACCTTATCGACCAGCTAAACAAATGCGGAGCAATAAAACCGCGCCACGCAGTCGCAATTGATGAGTACGAAAAATGGGAAAAAAGATTCCTTCCTGCAAAAGGATTTGGAATCTTACTTGTCTCAACTAATAAAGGTATTATGACCCACACCCAGGCAAAAGAACAAAGACTCGGAGGAAGACTCCTCGCATACTGCTACTAA
- a CDS encoding 30S ribosomal protein S17: MNTATRGKTFEGTVVSAKMQKTVIVEWEGRRYIPKYERYEKTRTRVSAHNPENINAQEGDRVQIKETRPLSKTKHFIITKVLGKEDDYILEKELGEEGKHKKTKKQQKNLEKTEEEQ, from the coding sequence ATGAACACAGCAACACGAGGAAAAACCTTCGAAGGAACAGTTGTATCTGCAAAGATGCAAAAAACAGTCATCGTAGAATGGGAAGGACGACGCTACATTCCCAAGTACGAGAGATATGAGAAAACAAGAACCCGTGTTAGTGCTCACAACCCTGAAAACATAAACGCACAAGAAGGGGATCGTGTTCAAATAAAAGAAACTCGCCCCCTCTCAAAAACAAAACATTTCATCATCACAAAAGTGCTTGGAAAAGAGGATGACTACATCCTTGAAAAAGAACTCGGTGAAGAAGGAAAGCACAAAAAGACAAAAAAACAACAAAAAAATCTAGAAAAAACTGAGGAAGAACAATGA
- the rpl32e gene encoding 50S ribosomal protein L32e (contacts helix 25 of domain II of the 23S rRNA), whose amino-acid sequence MKELLTVRAQIKKRKPHFKRYDAGKKKRLSLAWRSVRAKTNKIGRKGYPRAPALGFSSPRAIRGFSKEGLEQVMVYTSSDLESIDAKTQGAIISAGLGAKKRIELLKKAIEKKINVLNIKDPKKYIEEIENKRAEKKKLREEKVTKKSAAQKKSEKKESKLEESTKDEADKKAQGIKQQEKIITQKQ is encoded by the coding sequence ATGAAAGAACTCCTAACTGTACGTGCGCAGATCAAGAAGAGAAAACCCCACTTCAAACGCTATGATGCGGGAAAGAAGAAACGGTTAAGCCTAGCTTGGAGAAGCGTACGCGCAAAAACAAACAAGATTGGAAGAAAAGGATACCCTCGAGCTCCTGCTCTTGGTTTTTCAAGTCCTCGCGCAATTAGAGGTTTCTCTAAAGAAGGCCTCGAACAAGTTATGGTATACACCTCTTCAGATCTTGAATCAATTGACGCAAAAACCCAAGGAGCTATTATAAGCGCAGGTCTTGGGGCAAAAAAACGTATTGAATTACTCAAAAAAGCAATAGAGAAGAAAATTAACGTACTTAACATTAAAGATCCAAAAAAGTACATTGAAGAAATTGAGAACAAACGTGCTGAAAAGAAAAAACTGCGCGAGGAAAAAGTAACAAAAAAATCAGCAGCGCAGAAAAAATCTGAGAAGAAAGAAAGCAAACTTGAAGAATCCACTAAGGATGAAGCTGATAAAAAAGCTCAAGGTATTAAACAACAAGAAAAAATAATCACACAAAAACAATGA
- a CDS encoding 30S ribosomal protein S5 has protein sequence MKQEEEQKQQVEESEALDESLKEVEDVEESAEAAKKAPVVTKHEEWVPKTELGRKVLSGEITSVDQILDKGLRIMEPEIVDILLPNLETDLLLIGQSKGKFGGGSRRVFRQTQKKTKEGNKPSFATIAIVGDRNGHIGMGYGKSRETVPAREKAIRNAKLNLIKIRRGSGSWEDLSTEPNSIPFAVQGKCGSVKVTLMPAPKGKGLIAQSETSKILALAGIKDIWTKTQGKTATRINCAKAVFEALKNLSKVKIHDKHVEELKIE, from the coding sequence ATGAAACAAGAAGAAGAACAGAAACAACAGGTTGAAGAATCTGAAGCTCTCGACGAATCTCTTAAGGAAGTCGAGGATGTTGAAGAATCGGCAGAAGCAGCGAAAAAAGCACCTGTTGTCACTAAACACGAAGAATGGGTTCCAAAAACAGAACTCGGAAGAAAAGTTCTTAGTGGGGAAATCACATCTGTTGATCAGATTCTTGATAAGGGTCTTCGAATAATGGAGCCTGAAATTGTAGACATACTCCTTCCCAATCTTGAAACAGATCTTCTCCTTATTGGTCAATCTAAAGGTAAGTTTGGAGGTGGATCCAGACGGGTCTTCAGACAAACGCAGAAGAAAACAAAGGAAGGAAATAAGCCTAGCTTTGCAACAATTGCAATTGTAGGTGATCGCAACGGTCATATTGGAATGGGTTATGGAAAATCCCGTGAAACAGTTCCTGCAAGGGAAAAAGCAATTCGTAATGCAAAACTTAATCTCATTAAGATTCGCAGGGGTTCTGGTTCTTGGGAAGATCTCTCAACAGAGCCAAACTCCATTCCTTTCGCAGTACAAGGAAAATGTGGTTCAGTAAAAGTCACGTTAATGCCCGCGCCAAAAGGTAAGGGTCTTATTGCGCAGAGTGAAACCAGTAAAATCCTTGCGCTTGCAGGAATTAAAGATATTTGGACGAAAACGCAAGGAAAAACTGCAACGCGAATCAACTGTGCAAAAGCAGTTTTCGAAGCGCTTAAAAACCTCTCAAAGGTTAAAATTCACGATAAACACGTAGAGGAGCTCAAAATAGAATGA
- a CDS encoding 50S ribosomal protein L24: MKKLFSTKWKSSKQPRKQRKFRARAPLHIKQKFMGAHLSKELREKHNTRSLPVRSGDKVKVMIGQFKGKEGKVDRVSRIKGKIYVTGCELVKRDGSTVPYPIHPSNVMITELAEDKKRIKGE, from the coding sequence ATGAAAAAACTCTTTTCAACTAAATGGAAGTCAAGTAAGCAACCTCGAAAACAGCGCAAGTTTAGAGCTAGAGCTCCCTTGCACATAAAACAAAAATTCATGGGTGCTCATCTAAGTAAAGAACTTCGCGAAAAACACAATACAAGATCTCTTCCCGTACGATCAGGAGATAAGGTAAAAGTCATGATTGGTCAGTTCAAAGGAAAAGAAGGGAAAGTTGATAGAGTGTCACGCATTAAAGGGAAGATTTACGTTACAGGATGTGAGTTAGTCAAGCGCGATGGTTCCACAGTACCCTATCCTATTCACCCATCCAACGTCATGATCACAGAACTTGCAGAAGATAAGAAGAGGATTAAAGGAGAATAA
- the rpl6p gene encoding 50S ribosomal protein L6, protein MANIKEQKITLPEGVSASFENDILTVKGPEGEVSRLFKVPLLVLNIEGNTISLTTKRDGKRSKTLLNTWNAHIKNMVRGVTQGHEYELKICSGHFPMSVSLKGNQLEVKNFLGEKVPRVLTLKEGAQVKVDGDKIYVKSVDIERAGQVAADIEKLTRITNRDIRIFQDGIYIIKKSGREPFV, encoded by the coding sequence ATGGCAAACATCAAAGAACAAAAAATAACACTTCCCGAAGGAGTCAGTGCTAGTTTCGAAAATGATATCCTCACTGTTAAAGGACCCGAAGGGGAAGTAAGTCGTTTGTTCAAAGTACCTCTCCTTGTTTTAAACATAGAAGGAAACACCATTTCACTTACAACCAAAAGAGATGGAAAACGTTCAAAAACACTCCTTAACACCTGGAATGCTCATATTAAGAATATGGTTCGAGGAGTAACACAAGGTCACGAGTATGAATTAAAAATCTGCTCAGGCCATTTCCCCATGTCAGTTTCCCTTAAGGGAAATCAACTCGAGGTAAAAAATTTCCTTGGGGAAAAAGTTCCCCGCGTCCTAACATTAAAAGAAGGAGCTCAAGTTAAGGTCGATGGAGATAAAATTTACGTGAAAAGTGTGGATATTGAAAGAGCAGGTCAAGTCGCAGCGGACATTGAAAAACTCACACGCATCACTAACAGAGATATTCGTATTTTCCAAGATGGAATATACATCATCAAAAAATCAGGAAGAGAACCATTCGTATGA